A portion of the Manihot esculenta cultivar AM560-2 chromosome 2, M.esculenta_v8, whole genome shotgun sequence genome contains these proteins:
- the LOC110609131 gene encoding protein ABIL2, which translates to MDKKTLSSSHSGPQEEASNHDEFFMQQSLLFSDTVKDLKILREQLYSAAEYFENSYSKEDQKQLVVETLKDYAIKALINTIDHLGSVAYKVNSFSEEKINQVSALELRFSCLEQRVRTCQEYINHGGLSQQFLMVETPKYHKRYIFPVEETLDSKSRFHRRSCSPEYNSCQFKNAVQATMKGTSPSTLGEGHPRLQSPQFSSRPGTFTFPNTLINKKPDKRASSPQRFPFIRSGSLLPKRAISLNTNVLQRHPPESWRSVSLSTYPDRDGVNEIEQYSSKSKQLFKALLGMRKSRKDHTLYKYLDDA; encoded by the exons ATGGATAAAAAAACTTTATCTTCTTCACATTCTGGCCCTCAAGAAGAAGCTTCCAATCATGATGAATTTTTCATGCAACAAAGCCTGCTTTTCTCTGATACTGTTAAG gatttgaagattttaagggAACAGTTGTACTCAGCAGCGGAGTATTTTGAAAACTCTTACAGCAAAGAGGACCAGAAACAATT agTGGTGGAGACCCTGAAGGATTATGCCATCAAAGCCTTAATCAATACTATTGACCACTTGGGTTCTGTAGCATACAAAGTCAACAGCTTTTCTGAAGAAAAGATCAACcaagtttcagctctggagctTCGCTTCTCTTGCCTGGAACAG AGAGTACGAACATGCCAAGAGTATATCAACCATGGGGGACTTTCTCAACAATTTTTGATGGTAGAAACTCCCAAGTACCACAAGCGATACATCTTTCCAG TTGAGGAGACTTTGGATAGCAAATCAAGATTTCACAGGAGAAGCTGCAGTCCTGAATACAACTCGTGTCAGTTCAAAAATG CTGTTCAAGCAACAATGAAAGGGACCTCTCCATCTACTCTCGG AGAAGGACATCCTAGATTACAGTCTCCACAGTTTTCCTCAAGACCAGGAACTTTTACATTTCCAAATACTTTAATCAACAAAAAACCAG ATAAAAGAGCTAGCTCTCCACAGAGGTTTCCATTCATACGTTCTGGATCCCTTCTTCCTAAGAGAGCAATATCTCTGAATACTAATGTCCTCCAGAGG CATCCGCCAGAATCTTGGAGATCTGTTTCATTGTCTACATATCCTGACAGAGACGGCGTAAACGAGATTGAACAATAttcaagcaaaagcaaacaactCTTTAAGGCCTTGCTTGGCATGCGCAAATCCAGAAAGGATCACACACTGTACAAATACTTGGATGACGCTTGA
- the LOC110609132 gene encoding 26S proteasome non-ATPase regulatory subunit 8 homolog A — protein MDPKLPEVSQLFERFKAACVREDVDTCSNLLSKLKVLLTGFRSLPPLFEDTPNAIHELTLARDVYEHAVLLSVQIGDQDAFERDFFQLKPYYTDASSHLPPSSQEYMILGLNLLRLLVQNRIAEFHTELELLSPTALENPCIKHAVELEQSFMEGAYNRVLSAKQTVPYKTYDYFMDLLAKTVRDEIAGCSEKAYDYFSIGDARQMLLFSSDDELLQYIKEEHPEWEIKNGLVIFQKAKECAPCKEIPSLQLINQTLSYARELERIV, from the exons ATGGATCCAAAGTTACCGGAGGTCTCGCAGCTATTCGAGAGATTTAAAGCGGCTTGTGTCCGAGAGGATGTCGACACTTGCAGCAATCTGCTTTCTAAGCTCAAG GTCTTATTGACTGGATTTAGAAGCCTGCCACCGTTGTTTGAAGATACACCTAATGCCATTCATGAGTTGACATTAGCAA GGGATGTATATGAGCATGCCGTTCTTCTAAGTGTGCAGATTGGGGATCAAGATGCCTTTGAAAGGGATTTCTTTCAGTTGAAGCCATATTATACAGACGCCAG TAGCCATCTCCCCCCATCTTCGCAGGAGTACATGATCTTAGGTCTCAACCTCTTGAGACTTCTAGTGCAGAATAGAATTGCGGAATTCCATACTGAACTGGAATTGCTTTCTCCCACTGCTTTGGAAAATCCTTGCATCAAGCATGCTGTGGAGTTGGAGCAATCATTCATGGAAGGGGCTTACAACCGTGTGCTGAGTGCAAAACAAACTGTGCCATACAAAacctatgattatttcatggaTCTTTTGGCCAAGACAGTAAG GGATGAAATAGCTGGATGCAGTGAGAAGGCATATGACTATTTTTCAATTGGTGATGCCCGCCAAATGTTGCTCTTCTCTTCTGATGATGAACTTTTGCAGTATATCAAGGAG GAGCACCCCGAGTGGGAGATAAAGAATGGTCTAGTAATTTTCCAGAAGGCAAAAGAATGTGCCCCTTGCAAGGAAATACCATCCCTACAACTTATCAACCAGACTCTGAGTTATGCAAGAGAGTTGGAGCGAATTGTGTAG